A genomic region of Bosea sp. 124 contains the following coding sequences:
- a CDS encoding VOC family protein yields MIDHLGFAVADLERSRAFYAQALAPLAIALVAEVTAEQTGGAAHLGFGAKGKPFFWISSGARPVSGLHVAFAVASRAEVRAFHDAALKAGGTDNGPPGLRLHYHPNYYGAFVLDPDGNNIEAVCHAPE; encoded by the coding sequence ATGATCGATCATCTCGGCTTTGCCGTCGCTGATCTGGAGCGGTCGCGGGCCTTCTATGCGCAGGCGCTCGCGCCGCTGGCGATCGCTCTCGTCGCCGAGGTGACGGCAGAGCAGACCGGCGGCGCTGCCCATCTCGGCTTCGGGGCAAAGGGCAAGCCGTTCTTCTGGATCAGCAGCGGCGCGCGCCCGGTCTCGGGCCTGCATGTCGCCTTCGCGGTGGCGTCGCGCGCCGAGGTTCGCGCCTTCCATGATGCCGCGCTGAAAGCCGGCGGAACGGATAACGGCCCACCGGGCCTGCGGCTGCACTATCACCCGAACTACTATGGCGCCTTCGTGCTCGATCCGGACGGCAACAACATCGAAGCGGTCTGCCACGCTCCCGAATAG
- a CDS encoding ring-cleaving dioxygenase has translation MKLTGIHHVTAISADAPANRRFYAETLGMRLVKKTVNQDDTSAYHLFYADGAGSPGSDLTFFDWPASPARRGTHAISRTSLRVADEASLEWWRARLTEAGVAVTPVRQINGRPAVDFEDPEGQRLTLIADGGAIPFVVWDRSSVPAEHQIRGLGPVTISVPKLERTEVVLTQLLGLERIGSYRDAGHATGDIHVFRIGEGGPDAELHVAVEPDLPQAREGAGGVHHLALRTPTFADYDAWAERLRAAGYPNSGPVDRFYFRSLYLREPNGILIEIATDEPGFATDEPAETMGEKLSLPPFLEGKRAQIEAGLKPL, from the coding sequence ATGAAGCTCACAGGCATCCACCACGTCACGGCGATCTCGGCCGATGCGCCCGCCAACCGGCGCTTCTATGCCGAAACGCTCGGCATGCGCCTGGTCAAGAAGACGGTGAATCAGGACGATACCTCCGCCTATCACCTGTTCTACGCCGATGGCGCCGGCTCGCCCGGTAGCGACCTGACCTTCTTCGACTGGCCAGCGTCCCCGGCGCGCCGGGGCACGCACGCCATCAGCCGCACCTCCCTGCGCGTTGCCGACGAGGCTTCTCTGGAGTGGTGGCGCGCTCGCCTCACTGAGGCAGGCGTGGCCGTGACGCCGGTCCGCCAGATCAACGGGCGCCCGGCGGTCGACTTCGAGGATCCGGAGGGCCAGCGCCTGACCCTCATCGCCGATGGCGGCGCGATCCCCTTCGTCGTGTGGGACAGGAGCTCGGTTCCGGCCGAGCACCAGATTCGCGGGCTCGGGCCCGTCACCATCTCGGTGCCGAAGCTCGAGCGCACCGAGGTCGTGCTGACCCAGCTCCTCGGCCTCGAACGCATCGGGAGCTATCGCGATGCGGGCCATGCCACAGGCGACATCCACGTCTTCAGGATCGGCGAGGGTGGCCCGGATGCAGAGCTCCATGTCGCGGTCGAGCCCGATCTGCCGCAGGCTCGCGAAGGGGCCGGCGGCGTGCACCATCTGGCCTTGCGCACGCCGACCTTCGCCGATTACGACGCCTGGGCGGAACGCCTTCGCGCGGCCGGCTATCCCAATAGCGGGCCGGTCGATCGCTTCTATTTCCGCTCGCTCTATCTGCGCGAGCCGAACGGAATCCTGATCGAGATCGCGACGGACGAGCCCGGCTTCGCCACCGACGAGCCGGCCGAGACGATGGGCGAGAAGCTCTCTTTGCCGCCCTTCCTGGAGGGCAAGCGCGCCCAGATCGAAGCCGGGCTGAAGCCTCTTTGA
- a CDS encoding bifunctional salicylyl-CoA 5-hydroxylase/oxidoreductase, whose product MRIAVVGGGPAGLYFALLMKRDWPGLDITVFERNQPDDTFGFGVVFSDQTLDIFKAADEASYAAIRDNFAYWDDIEVHFKDSVHRVSGNGFCGCSRRSLLLLVQARARELGVTLRFGEEAADIEVLKRDYDVVVGADGINSRIREGWRDRFQPEVDLRPNKFTWMGSTRPFDAFTFFFKQTEHGVFIAHCYQYEAGRSTWVLETDPGTFARAGLEAMDEAASAAFLEGVFAEELQGHGLITNRSLWRNFPMIRCRNWVVENVVLLGDAKATAHFSIGSGTKLAMEDAIGLHKAFHKAGLHVGEALALFERTRREEVEKTQHAADVSLVWFEQLGRFWDFDPLRFAFGLMTRSKAITYDNLALRAPAMVGAVDAMVAAELGPLARRRKDGSPVPPAFQPLMLREMRIENRMVLAPMCQYSAEDGVPGDWHLMHYGSRAIGGPGLLFTEMTCVAVDARITPGCAGLYTDEQEAAWTRIVAFVHANSAAKLCLQLGHAGRKGATKLMWDGMDRPLAEGAWPIISASALPYYPESQVPREMDRADMDRVKAEFVFAAARGIRAGFDMLELHCAHGYLLASFLSPLTNRRTDDYGGSVGNRLRYPLEIFRALREVWPREKPMSVRISATDWAQGGLSAADSVAIAEAFGAEGCDLVDVSTGQTVRESRPLYGRMFQTPFSDQIRNEAGIATMCVGNITTADQANTIVASGRADLVALGRPHLADPAFVLRAAAWYDVDLMQPVQYQPGKDQLMRNTPRERQDLEELKLKAKPGRHALSA is encoded by the coding sequence ATGCGTATCGCGGTCGTCGGCGGCGGACCCGCCGGACTCTATTTCGCGCTCCTGATGAAGCGCGACTGGCCGGGCCTCGACATCACCGTCTTCGAGCGCAACCAGCCGGACGATACCTTCGGCTTCGGCGTGGTCTTCTCCGACCAGACGCTCGACATCTTCAAGGCGGCGGACGAGGCCAGCTATGCCGCGATCCGCGACAATTTTGCATACTGGGACGATATCGAGGTCCACTTCAAGGACAGCGTCCATCGCGTCTCCGGCAATGGCTTCTGCGGCTGCTCGCGTCGTTCGCTGCTGCTGCTCGTGCAGGCGAGGGCGCGTGAACTCGGCGTGACCCTGCGCTTTGGCGAGGAGGCCGCCGACATCGAGGTGCTGAAGCGCGACTACGACGTCGTCGTCGGGGCGGACGGCATCAACAGTCGCATCCGCGAGGGCTGGCGCGACCGCTTCCAGCCGGAGGTCGACCTGCGGCCCAACAAGTTCACCTGGATGGGCTCGACCCGGCCCTTCGACGCCTTCACCTTCTTCTTCAAGCAGACCGAGCATGGCGTCTTCATCGCCCATTGCTACCAGTATGAGGCGGGTCGCTCGACCTGGGTGCTGGAGACCGATCCCGGGACCTTTGCCAGGGCCGGGCTCGAAGCCATGGACGAGGCCGCCTCGGCCGCCTTCCTCGAAGGTGTCTTCGCCGAGGAACTGCAGGGCCATGGGCTGATCACCAACCGCTCGCTCTGGCGCAACTTCCCGATGATCCGCTGCCGCAATTGGGTCGTCGAGAATGTCGTGCTGCTCGGCGACGCCAAGGCGACGGCGCACTTTTCGATCGGGTCCGGCACCAAGCTGGCGATGGAGGACGCCATCGGCCTGCACAAGGCCTTCCACAAGGCCGGCCTGCATGTCGGCGAGGCGCTGGCGCTGTTCGAGCGCACCCGCCGCGAGGAGGTCGAGAAGACGCAACATGCGGCCGATGTCTCGCTGGTCTGGTTCGAGCAGCTCGGGCGTTTCTGGGATTTCGATCCCTTGCGTTTCGCCTTCGGACTGATGACGCGCTCCAAGGCCATCACCTATGACAACCTGGCCTTGCGCGCACCGGCCATGGTCGGGGCGGTCGATGCGATGGTCGCGGCCGAACTCGGTCCGCTCGCGCGGCGCCGCAAGGACGGCTCGCCCGTGCCACCGGCCTTCCAGCCGCTGATGCTGCGCGAGATGCGCATCGAGAACCGCATGGTGCTGGCGCCGATGTGCCAGTATTCCGCCGAAGACGGCGTCCCGGGCGACTGGCACCTGATGCATTACGGCTCGCGCGCGATTGGCGGGCCGGGCCTGCTCTTCACCGAAATGACTTGCGTCGCGGTCGATGCCCGCATTACGCCGGGCTGCGCCGGGCTCTACACGGACGAGCAAGAAGCCGCCTGGACGCGCATCGTCGCTTTCGTCCACGCGAACTCGGCCGCGAAGCTTTGCCTCCAGCTCGGCCATGCCGGGCGCAAGGGCGCGACGAAGCTGATGTGGGACGGGATGGACCGGCCGCTGGCGGAGGGCGCCTGGCCGATCATCTCGGCCTCCGCCTTGCCCTACTACCCCGAGAGCCAGGTCCCTCGCGAGATGGATCGCGCCGACATGGACCGGGTCAAGGCCGAGTTCGTCTTCGCTGCCGCGCGCGGCATCCGCGCTGGATTCGACATGCTGGAACTGCATTGTGCCCATGGCTATCTGCTGGCGAGCTTCCTCTCGCCGCTGACCAACCGCCGCACGGACGACTATGGCGGTTCGGTCGGAAACCGCCTGCGCTATCCGCTCGAGATCTTTCGCGCCCTGCGTGAGGTCTGGCCACGGGAGAAGCCGATGTCGGTGCGCATCTCCGCGACCGACTGGGCCCAGGGCGGCCTCTCGGCTGCGGATTCTGTTGCCATCGCGGAGGCCTTCGGTGCCGAGGGCTGCGACCTCGTCGATGTCTCGACCGGCCAGACCGTGCGGGAATCGCGGCCGCTCTATGGCCGCATGTTCCAGACACCGTTCTCGGACCAGATCCGCAACGAGGCCGGCATCGCGACGATGTGCGTCGGCAACATCACGACGGCCGACCAGGCCAACACCATCGTCGCCTCGGGCCGCGCCGACCTCGTCGCGCTGGGGCGCCCGCACCTCGCCGACCCTGCCTTCGTGCTCCGGGCGGCAGCCTGGTACGATGTCGATCTGATGCAGCCGGTCCAGTACCAGCCCGGCAAGGACCAGCTTATGCGCAACACCCCGCGCGAGCGGCAGGATCTCGAAGAGCTGAAGCTCAAGGCCAAGCCGGGCCGCCACGCGCTCTCGGCCTGA
- a CDS encoding SDR family oxidoreductase: MLLAGRHAVVTGGGRGIGRAIAATLRRHGARVAIIGRDEAALASACEAGDADAYAICDVGDEAAMAATVSRLAETQPIDIAIANAGAVETGPFLRSPAERFRRLSEINLIGTVNLFHAALPGMIERGDGRLIAIASTAGHRGYPYVSAYVAAKHAVVGLVKSLALETARSGVTVNAVCPGYADTEMVAGGIDTIVAKTGATREQALAEMVKANPQGRLIAPGEVAASVLYLCGPGSGSVTGQSLLINGGEF; encoded by the coding sequence ATGCTCCTGGCAGGGCGGCACGCAGTGGTGACGGGTGGAGGGCGCGGCATCGGCCGGGCCATCGCCGCAACGCTCCGGCGCCACGGCGCCCGCGTCGCGATCATCGGACGCGACGAGGCCGCGCTGGCTTCGGCCTGCGAGGCGGGCGATGCAGACGCCTATGCGATCTGCGATGTCGGCGACGAGGCCGCCATGGCCGCCACTGTCTCCCGTCTGGCGGAGACCCAGCCCATCGACATCGCCATCGCCAATGCGGGCGCCGTCGAGACCGGGCCGTTCCTGCGCAGCCCGGCCGAGCGCTTCCGCCGGCTGAGCGAGATCAACCTGATCGGCACGGTGAACCTGTTTCACGCCGCCCTGCCCGGGATGATCGAGCGCGGCGACGGCCGGCTGATCGCGATCGCCTCCACCGCCGGCCACCGCGGCTATCCTTACGTCTCGGCCTATGTCGCAGCCAAGCATGCCGTCGTCGGGCTGGTGAAGTCGCTGGCGCTGGAGACGGCGCGCTCCGGCGTCACGGTCAACGCGGTCTGCCCGGGCTACGCCGATACCGAGATGGTCGCTGGCGGCATCGACACCATCGTCGCCAAGACCGGCGCGACCCGCGAGCAGGCGCTGGCCGAGATGGTCAAGGCCAATCCGCAGGGCCGGCTGATCGCACCCGGGGAGGTCGCGGCCAGCGTGCTCTATCTGTGCGGACCGGGCAGCGGCTCGGTGACCGGCCAGTCACTTCTGATCAATGGCGGGGAGTTCTGA
- a CDS encoding MarR family transcriptional regulator yields METTVPGLMLDRETKASERPGDHKDELRLWLRMLTCSTLIETEIRNRLREEFRTTLPRFDLMAQLDKSSTGMTVGEVSQRLMVSNGNVTAVVAGLLADGLVDKRAATQDRRVQVLTLTAQGRKAFKAMAERHEGWIAELFAGLDQPEIAQLFRLLGQTKTSLHRAIAARAQEANRNEAGKTETGKHQTGSGDA; encoded by the coding sequence ATGGAGACGACCGTCCCCGGCCTGATGCTCGACCGCGAGACCAAGGCCAGCGAGCGCCCCGGCGACCACAAGGACGAATTGCGGCTCTGGCTCAGGATGCTGACCTGCTCGACCCTGATCGAGACCGAGATCCGCAACCGGCTGCGCGAGGAGTTCAGGACGACGCTGCCGCGCTTCGACCTGATGGCGCAGCTCGACAAGTCGAGCACCGGCATGACCGTGGGCGAGGTCTCGCAGCGGCTGATGGTCTCGAACGGGAACGTCACGGCCGTCGTCGCCGGGCTTCTGGCGGACGGTCTCGTCGACAAGCGCGCCGCGACGCAGGACCGGCGCGTGCAGGTGCTGACGCTGACGGCACAGGGCCGCAAGGCCTTCAAGGCCATGGCCGAGCGGCATGAGGGCTGGATCGCCGAGCTCTTCGCCGGGCTCGACCAGCCGGAGATCGCGCAGCTGTTTCGCCTGCTCGGACAGACCAAGACCTCGCTGCACCGCGCCATCGCGGCGCGGGCACAGGAGGCGAACAGGAACGAAGCCGGCAAGACCGAGACCGGCAAACATCAAACCGGGTCCGGAGACGCCTGA
- a CDS encoding enoyl-CoA hydratase family protein, which yields MTTLANATILPLAEFEPAHFALSVTGKVATVTLSRPEKKNPLTFASYRELTDFFLAAQKDDEVKAIVVTGAGGNFSSGGDVFEIIGPLVAMETKELLRFTRMTGDLVKAIRCCPQPVIAALDGICAGAGAIIAMASDLRLGTAETKIAFLFNRVGLAGCDMGACAMLPRIIGQGRAAELLYTGRVLRGEEAERWGFLNRLVAREAVVAEAQALAGELADGPTFANAMTKRMLEMEWAMSVESAIEAEAVAQALCMQTEDFARAYHAFAAKQKPVFEGN from the coding sequence ATGACCACCCTCGCCAATGCCACGATCCTTCCTCTGGCGGAGTTCGAGCCCGCACATTTCGCGCTTTCGGTCACCGGGAAGGTCGCGACCGTGACGCTGAGCCGGCCTGAGAAAAAGAATCCGCTGACCTTCGCAAGCTACCGCGAACTCACGGACTTCTTCCTCGCCGCGCAGAAGGACGACGAGGTCAAGGCGATCGTGGTGACAGGCGCGGGCGGCAATTTTTCGTCCGGCGGCGACGTCTTCGAGATCATCGGCCCGCTGGTCGCGATGGAGACCAAGGAGTTGCTCCGGTTCACGCGGATGACGGGCGATCTGGTCAAGGCGATCCGGTGTTGCCCGCAGCCGGTGATCGCAGCGCTCGACGGCATCTGCGCCGGCGCGGGCGCGATCATCGCGATGGCCTCCGACCTGCGGCTCGGCACGGCGGAGACCAAGATCGCCTTCCTGTTCAACCGTGTCGGGCTCGCCGGTTGCGACATGGGCGCCTGCGCGATGCTGCCGCGCATCATCGGTCAGGGGCGTGCGGCCGAACTGCTCTACACCGGCCGCGTGCTGCGCGGCGAGGAGGCGGAGCGCTGGGGCTTCCTGAACCGCCTCGTCGCCCGGGAGGCCGTCGTGGCCGAGGCGCAGGCGCTCGCTGGCGAACTGGCCGACGGCCCGACCTTCGCCAACGCCATGACCAAGCGCATGCTGGAAATGGAATGGGCGATGTCGGTCGAGAGCGCGATCGAGGCGGAAGCCGTGGCGCAGGCGCTGTGCATGCAGACCGAGGATTTCGCCCGCGCCTACCACGCCTTCGCTGCGAAGCAGAAGCCGGTCTTCGAGGGCAACTGA
- a CDS encoding acyl-CoA dehydrogenase family protein, translated as MGAQGSGRLGTAILGDTLDWPFFEDRHRRFAEELSSWADATLPGLPHDDVDAACRARVKALGEGGFLRAVVPEAFGGLNSALDVRTLCLAREILAARDGLADFAFAMQGLGTGAITVAGSEAMKARILPGICEGARIAAFALSEKEAGSDVAAMATTAVPDGNGHLRIDGEKTWISNGGIADHYVVFARTSEAPGARGLSAFLVEADTPGLSITERIEVIAPHPLATLRFEACRVPVENRIGGAGDGFKVAMATLDIFRSTVGAAALGFARRALHETLSHANGRKLFGGTLGDLQLSQAAIADSAAEVDAAALLVYRAAWTKDRGAARVTREAALAKLVATENAQRVIDRAVQIHGGLGVTKGVKVEELYREIRALRIYEGASEVQKVVIARDLLKAKN; from the coding sequence ATGGGCGCGCAAGGCAGCGGACGGCTCGGAACGGCGATCCTCGGCGATACGCTCGACTGGCCGTTCTTCGAAGACCGGCACCGGCGCTTCGCCGAAGAGCTGTCGAGCTGGGCCGATGCGACCTTGCCCGGCCTGCCGCATGACGATGTCGACGCAGCCTGCCGGGCGCGCGTCAAGGCGCTGGGCGAAGGCGGCTTCCTGCGCGCCGTCGTGCCGGAGGCCTTCGGCGGGCTGAATTCCGCGCTGGATGTGCGCACGCTCTGCCTCGCTCGAGAGATTTTGGCGGCACGCGACGGGCTCGCCGATTTCGCCTTCGCGATGCAGGGGCTCGGCACCGGCGCGATCACGGTGGCGGGTTCCGAGGCGATGAAGGCGCGCATCCTGCCCGGAATCTGCGAAGGCGCACGGATCGCAGCCTTCGCGCTCTCGGAGAAGGAGGCCGGCTCGGATGTCGCGGCGATGGCGACGACGGCCGTGCCGGATGGCAACGGCCATCTCCGCATCGACGGCGAGAAGACCTGGATCTCGAATGGCGGCATCGCCGACCATTACGTCGTCTTCGCCCGCACGAGCGAGGCTCCCGGTGCGCGCGGGCTCTCGGCCTTCCTGGTCGAGGCCGATACGCCGGGCCTGAGCATCACCGAGCGGATCGAGGTGATCGCACCGCATCCGCTGGCGACATTGCGCTTTGAGGCCTGCCGCGTGCCGGTCGAGAACCGGATCGGCGGGGCCGGCGACGGGTTCAAGGTCGCCATGGCGACGCTCGACATCTTCCGCTCGACCGTGGGCGCGGCGGCGCTCGGCTTCGCGCGACGGGCGCTGCACGAGACGCTCAGCCACGCCAATGGCCGCAAGCTCTTCGGCGGCACGCTCGGCGATCTCCAGCTTTCGCAGGCGGCCATCGCCGACAGCGCGGCGGAAGTCGATGCGGCGGCCCTGCTGGTCTATCGCGCCGCCTGGACCAAGGATCGCGGCGCGGCGCGGGTCACACGGGAGGCCGCACTCGCCAAACTCGTCGCGACAGAGAACGCCCAACGCGTGATCGACCGGGCCGTCCAGATCCATGGCGGGCTCGGCGTCACCAAGGGCGTCAAAGTGGAGGAACTCTACCGGGAGATCAGGGCGCTGCGCATCTACGAGGGCGCCAGCGAGGTCCAGAAGGTCGTGATCGCGCGCGACCTCCTCAAAGCCAAGAACTGA
- a CDS encoding benzoate-CoA ligase family protein — MRFLRSGHIDSFARDNLPPSEQWPQIDLEKAGLRYPERLNAVTALVDDHVAQGHGSATAIIGDHFTWSYGELAERINRIANVLTRDLGMVAGHRVLLRAANTPMMVAAYLAVIKAGGVVVATMPMLRAIELVYPIRKARIALGLSDHRLLAELDRAKEQAPELERIVAFGEDTCELEKLMAQPGYEVFEAVDTSSDDVCLIGFTSGTTGEPKGTMHFQRDLLVICDAYGAKVLKAAPQDRFIGSAPLAFTFGLGGMVLFPFRIGAAAVLPDRTGPFDLIDAIERHKASVIFTAPTAYRAILDRLDNRDIGSLRICVSAGETLPKPVFDAWLARTGLPLMDGIGATEMLHIFIAAPREAIRAGSTGIPVPGYEAKIVDDDGRDMPDGSPGRLAVRGPIGCRYLADERQGKYVQNGWNVTGDTYIRDADGYFWYQARSDDMIVSSGYNIAGPEVEACLLAHPDVLECGVVAAPCPERGNIVKAYVVLREGLAGSDALAKALQEHVKAGIAPYKYPRAIAFVAALPKTASGKLQRFTLRRMASDGDES; from the coding sequence ATGCGGTTCCTGCGCTCCGGCCATATCGACAGTTTCGCGCGCGACAACCTGCCGCCATCGGAGCAATGGCCGCAGATCGACCTCGAAAAGGCCGGTCTGCGCTATCCCGAGCGGCTGAACGCAGTGACCGCGCTGGTCGACGACCATGTCGCGCAGGGGCACGGCAGTGCGACGGCGATCATCGGGGACCATTTCACCTGGAGCTATGGCGAACTCGCGGAGCGCATCAACCGCATCGCCAATGTGCTGACCCGCGATCTCGGCATGGTCGCAGGCCATCGCGTGCTGCTGCGCGCGGCCAATACGCCGATGATGGTCGCGGCTTATCTCGCCGTGATCAAGGCCGGCGGCGTGGTGGTCGCGACCATGCCAATGCTGCGTGCAATCGAGCTGGTCTATCCGATCCGGAAGGCCCGGATCGCGCTCGGCCTCTCCGATCATCGCCTGCTGGCGGAACTGGATCGCGCGAAAGAGCAGGCCCCGGAACTGGAACGGATCGTCGCCTTCGGTGAAGACACGTGCGAACTCGAAAAGCTCATGGCCCAGCCGGGCTACGAGGTTTTCGAGGCCGTCGACACGTCGAGCGACGATGTCTGCCTGATCGGCTTCACCTCCGGCACGACGGGCGAACCCAAGGGCACGATGCATTTCCAGCGCGATCTGCTGGTGATCTGCGATGCCTATGGCGCGAAGGTGCTGAAGGCCGCCCCGCAGGACCGTTTCATCGGCTCGGCACCGCTCGCCTTCACCTTCGGGCTCGGCGGCATGGTACTGTTCCCCTTCCGGATCGGCGCGGCTGCCGTGCTGCCGGACAGGACCGGACCGTTCGACCTGATCGACGCGATCGAGCGGCACAAGGCGAGCGTGATCTTCACCGCTCCGACCGCCTACCGCGCCATCCTCGATAGGCTGGACAATCGCGACATCGGCTCGCTCAGGATCTGCGTCTCGGCCGGCGAGACGCTGCCGAAGCCCGTCTTCGATGCCTGGCTGGCCAGGACCGGCCTGCCGCTGATGGACGGCATCGGCGCGACCGAGATGCTGCACATCTTCATCGCCGCCCCGCGCGAAGCCATCCGGGCCGGTTCCACCGGGATTCCGGTGCCGGGCTATGAGGCGAAGATCGTCGATGATGACGGTCGCGACATGCCGGACGGCTCGCCCGGGCGGCTCGCCGTGCGCGGTCCGATCGGCTGCCGCTATCTCGCTGACGAGCGCCAGGGCAAATATGTCCAGAACGGCTGGAACGTCACCGGCGACACCTATATCCGCGATGCAGACGGCTATTTCTGGTATCAGGCCCGCTCCGACGACATGATCGTCTCGTCGGGTTACAACATCGCCGGACCCGAGGTCGAAGCCTGCCTGCTCGCCCATCCGGACGTGCTGGAATGTGGCGTCGTCGCAGCGCCCTGCCCCGAGCGCGGCAACATCGTGAAGGCCTATGTGGTTCTGCGCGAGGGCCTGGCCGGCAGCGACGCGCTCGCCAAAGCCTTGCAGGAGCATGTGAAGGCCGGTATCGCGCCCTATAAATATCCCCGCGCCATCGCATTCGTGGCGGCGCTGCCCAAGACCGCGAGCGGCAAGCTGCAGCGCTTCACCCTGCGCCGGATGGCGAGCGATGGCGACGAATCGTGA
- a CDS encoding RidA family protein: MPSDTLSRAILPEGWPAPRGYANGMVAQGRVLVTGGLVGWDEHGVFATGFLPQLRQTFLNIKAVVETGGGRIEDIVRLTWYVTDIEAYRASLKELGPVYREVLGRHFPAMAVVQVVSLVEPEAMVEIEATAVIA, from the coding sequence ATGCCGAGTGATACCCTGTCCCGCGCCATCCTGCCCGAGGGCTGGCCGGCGCCGCGCGGCTATGCCAACGGCATGGTCGCGCAGGGCCGCGTGCTGGTGACGGGCGGCCTCGTCGGCTGGGACGAGCACGGCGTCTTCGCCACAGGCTTCCTGCCGCAGCTCCGGCAGACCTTCCTCAACATCAAAGCCGTGGTCGAGACCGGCGGCGGACGCATCGAGGATATCGTGCGGCTGACCTGGTACGTCACCGATATCGAGGCCTATCGCGCGAGCCTGAAGGAGCTGGGGCCGGTCTATCGCGAGGTGCTCGGGCGGCATTTCCCGGCGATGGCCGTGGTGCAGGTGGTCTCGCTGGTCGAGCCCGAGGCGATGGTCGAGATCGAGGCGACGGCGGTCATCGCCTGA
- a CDS encoding EF-hand domain-containing protein: METNHVQHQRRRRRLPPASAETPELRDDSDTNGALSLDEFKAGAPKGPDSTKSEELFKAIDSDSDGSVTKEESDAFKAKAEKAQQTLQSFLFGLQSDAASQTASTSESDDETDIFAQLDANSDGSIAKDEFLSALSSGTQSSNDLLSKLFEAIDSDSDGSVTEEEQSSFQSALEKRGPPSGASFGASQAYGSTYQLGASNASGAAYSQAA, encoded by the coding sequence ATGGAGACCAATCATGTCCAGCATCAGCGGCGTCGGCGGCGGCTTCCGCCCGCCTCCGCCGAAACCCCCGAGCTTCGAGACGACAGCGATACGAACGGCGCGCTCAGCCTCGACGAATTCAAGGCCGGCGCGCCCAAGGGCCCCGACAGCACCAAGAGCGAGGAGCTCTTCAAGGCAATCGATTCCGACAGCGACGGCTCGGTCACCAAGGAGGAGTCCGATGCCTTCAAGGCCAAGGCCGAGAAGGCCCAGCAGACGCTGCAATCCTTCCTGTTCGGCTTGCAGTCCGATGCGGCAAGCCAGACCGCCTCGACGAGCGAAAGCGACGACGAGACGGACATCTTCGCCCAGCTCGACGCCAACTCGGACGGCAGCATCGCCAAGGACGAGTTCCTCTCGGCGCTCTCGTCCGGCACGCAGTCGTCGAACGATTTGCTGAGCAAGCTGTTCGAGGCGATCGATTCAGACTCGGACGGCTCGGTCACCGAGGAGGAACAGAGCTCGTTCCAATCGGCGCTCGAAAAGCGCGGCCCGCCGTCCGGCGCCTCCTTCGGCGCGTCGCAGGCCTATGGCTCGACCTATCAGCTCGGCGCGTCGAACGCGTCCGGCGCGGCTTATTCGCAGGCGGCCTGA
- a CDS encoding SDR family oxidoreductase has product MDLGLHDKRALVLGASRGLGAAIARTLASEGASVIAAARNVAATDAWVSQCPEEVRGRIFAASLDLSDLASVDSLVGVLRDAGGIDILIGNSGGPPPAEAREAGRDDWLKHFEAMAANLFHLAQGMLPGMVERGFGRIVTIASSGVEQPIPRLALSNGIRSAVVGWSKTLAAEVAGQGVTVNVVLPGRIHTERVDQLDKAAADRTGTTPEQAAKASQATIPAGRYGTAQEFADVVAFLASERASYVTGAKIRIDGGATRGI; this is encoded by the coding sequence ATGGATCTCGGCCTTCACGACAAGCGCGCGCTGGTGCTGGGCGCGAGCCGCGGTCTTGGCGCGGCGATCGCTCGCACGCTCGCCAGCGAAGGCGCCTCGGTCATCGCCGCCGCCCGCAACGTCGCGGCGACCGATGCCTGGGTCAGCCAGTGCCCCGAGGAGGTGCGCGGCCGTATCTTCGCGGCGAGCCTCGATCTTTCCGACCTTGCCTCGGTTGATTCCCTCGTCGGCGTGCTCAGGGATGCCGGCGGCATCGATATCCTGATCGGCAATTCGGGCGGTCCGCCGCCGGCCGAGGCGCGCGAGGCCGGGCGCGACGACTGGCTCAAGCATTTCGAGGCGATGGCCGCCAACCTGTTCCATCTCGCTCAGGGCATGCTGCCGGGCATGGTCGAGCGCGGCTTCGGCCGCATCGTCACCATCGCCTCCTCGGGCGTCGAGCAGCCGATTCCGCGGCTTGCTCTGTCGAACGGCATCCGTTCGGCCGTGGTCGGCTGGTCGAAGACGCTGGCTGCGGAAGTCGCCGGCCAGGGCGTCACGGTCAATGTCGTGCTGCCGGGCCGCATCCACACCGAGCGGGTCGACCAGCTCGACAAGGCGGCAGCCGATCGTACCGGCACCACGCCCGAGCAGGCCGCCAAGGCCTCGCAGGCGACGATCCCCGCCGGCCGCTACGGTACGGCGCAGGAATTCGCCGATGTTGTCGCCTTCCTCGCCAGCGAGCGGGCGAGCTATGTGACGGGCGCCAAGATCCGCATCGACGGCGGCGCGACGCGGGGCATCTGA